In the Uranotaenia lowii strain MFRU-FL chromosome 1, ASM2978415v1, whole genome shotgun sequence genome, ttgagaagacagcttggatTTCAAAGAACAGTTGAGAGGTCAGTGCTTAAATTATCgatgaaaatttcaagtgaattgagaggacagcttgaaattcaaaGGCGAGTTGGTATGACAGTTTGAGCATACCGATatgaatttcaagcgagttgaaggAAAGCTTGGAATTAATCTCTCTCACTTGCAACTTTCTgctattgtttacatttgtcacATGGTTAGTCAGTTATCCTCAGAAGCTCCTTATCTTTTTGAACTCATTTAAATCTAACTGTTTATTGTACTCCATGTTCATTGTACAGCGACATAATTTTAAACTGTAAATCAGTGTTAATTCTTCGTTCATTCTTCGAAAACCAAGGGTCGCCAAAAGGAAATTTAGGAGCATTTTTGGGGGAGTGACTCGAATATTTCTCGACTGAATAAAAGTTTATCTTGATCGGTACTTAAAAACAAGCGCATCGTTAATTTTCGGGCTTCTCGTTCAGTGCCCCCGTTTTTTGCTCGTTGATGACTGaacgaaagtttttgttttccaatctAGTGTCTCTGTTCGAACTCGATCTCTTCGCAAACCAGAAGCGCAGCCATTTTCCGTTGATTCTCCGAATGAGTAATCGACGGGAACCACCCGGCGGTGGAGCCAATCGTAAATCAACCCGGACCattgtgttgcattttttctattgttgttattattattattcctgTTGTTTGTTCCGCTTTTCAGCTGCCCGGCTGTTCCTGTCCGAAGTCAATGAAAGAAGGAACCAGGAAgaggacagaaaaaaaaaatttgcatcgAAACTCTATGAATTATGAGCCCCCGAGGAATCGACAACAACTCGTTTCCACCCATCCAGACAACACCAGTATATGTCTCTTTGCACTGAAGTTGGGAACTCCGGGTCTGATTTATTTTGGACCGTCAACGGGGTCCCTTTTGTTTTCCCGATTATTCAACATGTCTTCTTTGTTCGGATTCATCCCCCCTTCCCACTTCCCTTCCTGTTCAACTGACATCCACGGAGCGAGTGgtattgaataaacaaaatattaattttctcTCCAAACAATTGCAGCACCTCTGCTGACACCTTTGCTGAACAATTTATGGACGGATTGAACGGTTacagttttgttttcaattactGGGGAGTTGTCACGTGGTCATTCGGTTATAGGGGGATTTATCCAGTTATTGCAATGTGGTCGATGTTGAATCGATTGCTTTCGTTCAAGATAgacaaatttgatgaatttgtagaatttttaaatctaacattacattttaatcaattttcgaaaatttcaagtttagagAAACTACAACGTACACTGTTttaaggttcttagatacacgaggttctccgactttcacagtaagtaggcgaagAGTGAGCGGGCTCTCAgtgagtttatttattttttggctcagcttttctgtggtttgttagtaaacaaactttatgagttccgcatagttgcatagcctaaatagccaaaatggctgaatcgggaattcgatattcggtaacacctcctgtatatatacacaccttgcactgtttctagatagtCCTATGATGACTTCAGTATGGTGGTCTCAAATGCCAAATTGCTCGTttagccatattgaaaaaagttttgacagttgGCTGAAATGTTCACGAAAAAGGGGGCCCAGACGTGCAGGTGTTTTAGGACAACTATCAGaaatatttgcaaaagagtCTGTGTATGTCTGTGCACAAGCGAAGACCACAAACTTGGTATCAAAACAAGGTTTAGCGATGAGTGTGAGTGATTGTGGGAtgcattttgttgattttaaattagaaatattAACAACCATAAAACAGGTGAATTTTCGTACGACATATTTCTGTCAAATGTTGAACCTTGacacctatgttgaaaattagcATTGAAagttgcagataagatcatgaactatcaatgaattattaaataataatctatgacaaaaacatgataagttaaaaaccaccgcttaagaccaaacccaccgggcgttactatttcggtcggtattttagatgttttgattagttgcgtttttatctacttactgattttcgcacccattgttgccatccaggttggtatttgtgtttgtttattttctgatagcgactaCCGGCTGCGTtactaccgggttgctacataaacgcatcctgtaaaaacctactgctcgaatgctatttctcgaatcaagttagcgactgttggagcgatgatgggttgatagatatgttgctgaatgtactcgattcgaggtttagcaaccattggtgggcctggtctaaagggtccaaagtagggcgaCACTAACCCTTTTTTTCCTGGCttaaatttcttcgcggtcctttaaagggcgaacacgaaattattatGACACCggaaatgtcatgccaattttcttttaatttttagaatcaaaccaaaatttcagggtagttttctacatacatttacttcaaaaatcaaaagcaaaattagttgatggagccttgagtgcaaaattgaacgcattttcgttCGATGTCCCCCATAAAAGTCtctacagtgtcatccggtaccagtttttcagtttttatttttccattttcttaacatgttcttctcgtctttgaatgtcttcttgctcttccaaaGTTCCAGctatattattgcccagtactgctcctccGGGCACAGTTGCGGATGGTTTGACAGGTTcgtgtcctttggaacaaaatggacagaattggcctcataccactgcaggacaattttagaatagtggtatgatgccaaatctggccaaaatagcggagcttcgtcgtgctgctacAAGGACGGAAAAGGCGTtttcgaggcactcagatttgtatatctcgccatttactgtgccctttgtcacgaaaggttcactcctcagtccgcaagagcagataacCTGCCAAACGACATATTTGGAGACGAACTTCGACActttctttttcttaaatttgtcgtccacatcaaaCTTGCTATTGCCGGCGAAAAACTCAAActccggaatttgcttaaaataggcttttatatacgtttcgtcgtccatcacacagcagtcaTATTTTGTccgcatcttctcgtagagcttccgtgcccgagtttaagccgtcgattgttgccgctcatcgcgatttgggaagttctctaccttgtatgtatgtagtccagctctcttttttgcattctggacttagctctgcgacatgccaaTCATTTCAGCCgcatcacggcttgagacgttgggatatTGCTTTAATCAACCGCTTCACCTTTCTCTCcgccgtctttttgttctccggtcccggttttcttccagcttctttgccgtggttcaacgtcaactgctcatggaaccgcttcaacactctggagacggttgaatggtgaatgttcaatatttttcccaactaccGGTGCGACTGGTCAGCAAATCCCAGGTGTTcagaaagaatttgttttcttgacttgcgttggttcacctcgCCTCTGGCATTGAAGCCCATCCCAGAGATGGAAGCCTTCAGGGAATCAACACTTCCTGAATTAACGGAAGCCTCTGATTCATCAAAATGTTCATGCAGACTACAGTAATAACTTTTACTTAAGCTATTATGGAAAAAAGAGGCATCTTCAATCCATTCGAAACAACCACTCCAAAAACCATGGCTCTAGTGAGATGCTTAGTAGgagatttgaaattcacattctaTGGAACGTCCTTAGCCTTCAGGGATGAAATTTACCGATCCATCCGTGAAATGGACACCGGATCAATCGCAAAAAGTTTCTCATCTGAAAactcgaaatttgaaaattcgagttttgatccgattgccatcaagtTTTGAAGGATTGAAGAAAAACTATTATGGTTCACGAAaccatttttattgtattttatttacagtccatacgcgaATGCctgcaccttggccttaaccccggccataaaattctgcacaacctgtgaatcaaccgtaaAATTTGAAGTGCTTgcctaaggctgatgtcatgctgaagcaactagcaacgcaacgcgttcacacgacaaaccagctctcatttgatctccatggaaaaagcgcagacctgtcatgctGAGCGCATTGGAAAGCGCGACAAAGCTGATGCCAGGGTGTTTTGTAGCGTGACAAGAaggaaatccaatgggaatattgtttttttcttgttttaaaacaatgatttcggGTTTTAACCACAATTATTCGAAGATCCGTCCtaatttgtgataataaactaaataatatccGAATggacaagaaaattttcataaattcttggttcccgcaaaaaaaaaggaattttgtcggttcaaatttcggcattcttgcaatccgagCATGATCTGATAAGTTTTTGACggttcccgaaagaaaggagacaattcaaagcattatcagatgtaaagaagtgatgatttgtagggaatttcaaagcgacttgtcgcgccagcatgacatccTAATGCGATGCAAcgctttcttattggaacgcgtgaacgcgttgcgttgctagttgtttcagcatgacatcagcctaagagAAAAAGAGCGTGCCTAGAAGGTCGCAAAATATGGCGACTTAGAAAGTCTGCCTGCAACGCTAAAGCGTGCCTCGAAGGACGCGAGCGGAGAAAACCTGGGAATGGTTGCTAAAGAGAGCGTGCCTAGAAGGTCGCAAAATATGGCGGCTTAGAAAGTCTGCCTGCAACGCTAAAGCGTGCCTCGAAGGACGCGAGCGGAGAAAACCTTGGAATGGTTGCCAAAAAGAGCGTGCCTAGAAGGTCGCAAAATATGGCGGCTTAGAAAGTCTGCCTGCAACGCTAAAGCGTGCCTCGAAGGCCGCGAGTGGAGACAACCTTGGAATGCTTGCTAAAGAAAGCGTGCCGCGAAGGTCGCTAAATATGGCGGCTTGGGAAGTCTGCCTGAAATTCAAAAGCATGCCTTGGAGGCCGCAAGCGGAGACAACCATGGAATGCTCGCTAAAGAGAGCCCCGAAAGCAGTAAAGCATGGCGGCTTCTGGAAGCTTGCCAGAGAAATAGAGAAGTATCTGAAAAGCCGCCTCATCAGGTCTGAAAGTGTTAGCCAGAGCAATGAGAGCGCGTCTCGAAAATTCTCGTTTCACAGCTTCAGCTGAAAGCTTTTTAGAGAGTCAACAACGTGCCTCGAAGATCGCTGCAAGAGAGAGAAGCGAGAGAAGCTCCCTAAATGACTGAAACTTTGAAGTTGTGAAACagctttgagaaaaaataagatTCTCTCTCAGAACGAAACAAACGGAATCTATGACAGAGAAAAAGGCAGTTACGAAACATCGTCAAGCGGTAACGGAgcgaaaatttaagtttttgaactgctcgtttatttttcaaagcgtCAAAATGTCTGAAGTCGGAAAATTTGTCAAGGCACCCATAATCCCGAACGTTTGCGAAAAGCCAATTAATGTAGGCAAACACACCTAAAAGAAATTCGACCAACAGCCAGCCAGCAATAACTTTTTCACTTCGAATAATGTAGGAAAACAAAATGGCGGAAGTCGGGAGATACGTCCGAGCCCCGTCAGTTCAGGAACCAGTTTACGAAGAATATTTTGACCTCGGCGAATCGGAAAATGCAACAGAGACGCCTGTTCAAGGTAATGCGGATTTTGCGAAGCGAATGAATGAATTCGGACAGCTACTTCAATCTCTGATTGAAAAACCCGTAAGAAGTGAAAACCAGCAACCGGTATTGATCGACAATGACTGGGGGCGCAACACTGAGCAACCATCGCCGCTAAAGGACGGAGCAAGTGGTTCGATTCGATGGGATTTAATTCCTTCAAACAGACTCTGGGAGGCGTGGCAAACCTTCTTGGAGAACTTTGAAATTGTCGCATCTCTATCAAACATGTCCTCTGCTCGTCGTTCAAAATTACTCTTTCTTGCTATGGGCGCTAACCTTCAGAGCATTTTAAGAGCAGCCCATCTAAAACCATGTTTGAACGACCCCCAGTGCTATCAAAAGTTCGTTGATATTATCgggaattattttaaaacaatgacTGATACAGCTGCTGAGCATGAAGCTTTTTCTGTCATGCACCAGAGAGTCGGGGAATCTACAGTAAATTTCCATGCTAGACTAACCGAAAAAGTACGGCTGTGTGGGTACAGCCCCAACGACCAGGATCGCTTTGTGAGAGCGCAATTGCTCAAAGGAATGGTCAACAAAGAATTGGTGAAAGACGCGAGAACAGATGGTCGAGCCACAAGTGAAATCGTAAAAACAGCAACACGAAGAGAAGCCTACGATGCGGAATTAGTATCTGCCAGTCCAGTCATTAATCCACCTGAGGCTCTTGCGGTAGAAAACACGCGACGAAGGAAACGTGCTGGTCCTAGAGGCGAAAATAGAGAGGTTTATCCGAAAAGATATAAAAGGACATCCCCACTTGGACGACGTTCGCGTTGCTGGAGATGTAACCGACAACGACACACAGATGGATTCTGTCCAGCGTTGAACGAACAGtgcagaaaatgcaaaaaaacgtGGACATTACGCAGCATCTTGTCGAATCGACTCGGTGAACGACATCCGTGAAAACGAGGAAAAGAAGCCACTGCACGGATGGTCTGAAGACGAGCATGAGCAGGTACAGTTCCgtaattgattaaaataaaatagattttcataacgaaataagaaaatattttttttatcaagcgAACATCCTTTATTCTTCCAGCAAATAAATGCTATAACAATTCGGGACGCTATAGTCGAAGGTCGTTTGAGCTCCTCCCTTGCTTTAAGTTTTTTAATCGACTCGGGAGCCGATGTCAATATTATCGACGGTAACGACTGGTCCATTCTCAAGAAACAGTATCTATCCGGTCAGGCTAAGCTTGAACCTATAGCGAATCCTGACAACCGACTGCTACGAGCATACGCAACAGCCAACCCCATGACTATTAATTGCgctttcaaagcaaaagtcgAAGTAGTCGGAGCTTCTAAACCAGTTGTGGAAGCTGAATTTTTAGTTGTTGGCGAGGGGCGCCGTTCACTTCTCGGTAGATGCTGCTAATGAATTGAGACTTCTTGACATCGGCCTAAACGTCCATAATTGTGAAGAGGCGGATGATCTCACTGTGTTCCTGAAGATTCCTGGTGTGAGAGTGTGATTCAGCATCGACAAGAGTGTTCCTCCAGAAAAGAATGCATATTTCAACGTCCCAGCTGCCTATCGCGAGGCTGCTGAACGTCGTTTCGAAGAGATGGCAGCTCGGGGCATCATCGAAAAAGTAACGTCAGCCCCCAGATGGATAAGCGGTATGTCGGCGGTACCTAAGGGCAAAAACGACTTCCGACTAGTCGTTAATATGAGAGCACCGAATAAGGCCATAAAGCGGGAATATTTTCGGTTGTCCTTAGTAGATGAAATGCGTATTAAACTCCACGGCGCCAAGTGTTTCACGAAGTTGGACCTTAGTAACGCGTTCTACCATTTAGAACTTAGCAGGGAGTCACGGGACCTGACTACATTCCTGACAGAAACCGGTATGTTTAGATTCACCCGTTTAATGTTCGGAGTTAATTGCGCGCCGGAAGTGTTCCAGCGGGAGATGACAAGGATCCTAGAAGGAATAGAAAACGTTATTATATACATTGACGATATCCTAATTTACTCCCCCACCTTGGAAGAATTGCGCAAAATAACAGCGAAAGTGTTAAAGGTGTTGCGCATCAATTGTCTTACTCTTAATAATGATAAGTGCATCTATGAACAGACACGAGTGAAATTCTCAGGACATGAACTAGATGAAAGAGGATTTCACGTAGAAGAAGCAAAAATTAAAGCTATCCGTCAATTCCGTGAACCTACAACGACTTCTGAACTTAAAAGCTTCCTAGGGCTGGCATCATTCGTGAGCCCCCATATCCAAAACTTTGCAGAAGTAACGAACCCCTTGTGGGCCGCTACAGCAACCAAAAACTGATTGTGGGGCCCCGAACAGCAGAAGGCATTTCGACTCGTCAAGGAAAGCATCATAACTTCAACAACAACGTTAAgttatttttcggaaaatgatAAAACGATTTTATATACCGACGCCAGTCCCAACGCTCTCGGAGCTGTTCTGGTACAACAACATAATTCCGCTCCCCCATGTATCATAAGTTTTGGATCTTAATCTCTAACCGAAACCGAAAAAAGTACGCCCAGAATCAGCGCGAGGCACTTGCTACAGTGTGGGCCGTCGAacatttttccttctttttgcTAGGGCGCCACGTTACGCTTCGCACTGATGCTCAAGGAGTAACTTTCATTCTGAATAGATCCCGGGAGAACTCAAAGCGAGCACTGACAAGAGCCGATGGATGGGCACTTCGATTAAGTCCATATAATTACGATGTGGAGTACATTCGCGGCAATGACAATATTGCCGACCCGTCATCCCGCTTGTACACGAGACATGATGAGCCTTTTGACGAACAACACAGCCCATGGGAAATAGCTACTCTAGAGTCCAAAGTTTCTGGTTTCCTAACAGAATCTGAAATACGTACGGCAACAAAGGAAAatgatattttacaaaaagtaatcgaTGCTTTAGAAACTAACATCTGGGCAAAGGATTTGATTCAATTCCAACGAGTGGCTGCTGAGTTGTCAGTCGAAGATAATATGTTAGTGAGGAATGGTTGCGTAGTTATTCCTAAACAACTTCAACAAAAGGCGTTAGACGTAGCTCATAGTGACCATCCCATGATAGCAAAGATGAAAAGCATTCTGAGGGAACGTGTCTGGTGGCCTAGTATGAATCAAGATGTTCAAAACTGGATTGAATCTTGCCAGGAATGTGCCACCAATGGCAGACCGGAAAGACCGACCCCCATGAAGAGGAAATTCGCGCCCAAAGCGGTTTGGGACACCATTGCAATCGATTTCAATGGTCCTTATGGAAAGCTTAGCGGTATTTCTATTTTGGTAGTGGTCGACTACAGATCAAGGTTTGTTAAGATTTGCTTTAACAGTAGTTTTTACTTACATGAGTTTTATATTCAGATTTGTCATAGCAGCACCTGTCTCTTCCACAAGTTTCGAGCATGCACGGCGTGTACTGGAT is a window encoding:
- the LOC129760812 gene encoding uncharacterized protein LOC129760812; its protein translation is MAEVGRYVRAPSVQEPVYEEYFDLGESENATETPVQGNADFAKRMNEFGQLLQSLIEKPVRSENQQPVLIDNDWGRNTEQPSPLKDGASGSIRWDLIPSNRLWEAWQTFLENFEIVASLSNMSSARRSKLLFLAMGANLQSILRAAHLKPCLNDPQCYQKFVDIIGNYFKTMTDTAAEHEAFSVMHQRVGESTVNFHARLTEKVRLCGYSPNDQDRFVRAQLLKGMVNKELVKDARTDGRATSEIVKTATRREAYDAELVSASPVINPPEALAVENTRRRKRAGPRGENREVYPKRYKRTSPLGRRSRCWRSSCRIDSVNDIRENEEKKPLHGWSEDEHEQQINAITIRDAIVEGRLSSSLALSFLIDSGADVNIIDGNDWSILKKQYLSGQAKLEPIANPDNRLLRAYATANPMTINCAFKAKVEVVGASKPVVEAEFLVVGEGRRSLLEKNAYFNVPAAYREAAERRFEEMAARGIIEKVTSAPRWISGMSAVPKGKNDFRLVVNMRAPNKAIKREYFRLSLVDEMRIKLHGAKCFTKLDLSNAFYHLELSRESRDLTTFLTETVPTLSELFWYNNIIPLPHYAQNQREALATVWAVEHFSFFLLGRHVTLRTDAQGVTFILNRSRENSKRALTRADGWALRLSPYNYDVEYIRGNDNIADPSSRLYTRHDEPFDEQHSPWEIATLESKVSGFLTESEIRTATKENDILQKVIDALETNIWAKDLIQFQRVAAELSVEDNMLVRNGCVVIPKQLQQKALDVAHSDHPMIAKMKSILRERVWWPSMNQDVQNWIESCQECATNGRPERPTPMKRKFAPKAVWDTIAIDFNGPYGKLSGISILVVVDYRSRTGPRHPEKWASISKTQTNETHHPSSPNQAKRRQENGNGETESVPTSSSSSIRVRQPTCRPTVKQPRQRRR